Proteins encoded in a region of the Methanofollis tationis genome:
- a CDS encoding LL-diaminopimelate aminotransferase: MYSQRLENLPPYLFARIDALKGQKRREGVDVIDLGVGDPDLPTPDHIVEAMIRAVKDPKNHHYPAYEGIAAYRDAVAAWYDNRFSVPLDPASEVVALMGSKDGIAHIPEAFVNPGDYVLVPDPGYPVYKTSTLFAEGKVHLMPLLEENNFLPVLEDIPAEVLERAKLLFFNYPNNPTAAIAPERFFDEVVEFAREHDLVVVHDNAYSEITFDGYRAPSFLQADGAKEVGVEMHSLSKTYNMTGWRIGMAVGNPEILSGLGRVKSNVDSGVFDAVQEAGIAALTGPQQCVADACAIYQERRDVLVKGLSELGYDVRAPKATFYVWMPVEDCMTTATQFLNEAGIVVTPGVGFGESGDGYVRFAVTRSVERIEEAIERIGRLRR, from the coding sequence ATGTACTCGCAGAGACTGGAGAATCTGCCACCCTACCTTTTTGCCAGAATAGACGCATTGAAAGGCCAGAAAAGGAGGGAGGGCGTCGACGTTATCGATCTCGGTGTCGGGGACCCGGACCTGCCGACACCCGACCACATCGTCGAGGCAATGATCAGGGCCGTAAAAGACCCGAAAAACCACCACTATCCGGCCTACGAGGGGATAGCCGCCTACCGCGACGCCGTGGCGGCGTGGTACGACAACCGTTTCTCGGTCCCCCTCGACCCGGCATCAGAGGTCGTCGCCCTGATGGGCTCGAAGGACGGCATCGCACATATCCCGGAGGCGTTTGTAAACCCGGGCGACTATGTCCTCGTCCCCGATCCCGGATACCCGGTCTATAAAACCTCAACGCTCTTTGCCGAAGGAAAAGTTCACCTGATGCCCCTTCTTGAGGAGAACAACTTCCTCCCGGTGCTCGAGGATATCCCGGCAGAGGTGCTCGAACGGGCGAAACTCCTCTTCTTCAACTACCCGAACAACCCGACGGCGGCGATTGCGCCCGAACGCTTCTTCGACGAGGTTGTGGAGTTTGCACGCGAGCACGACCTCGTCGTCGTGCACGACAACGCCTACTCCGAGATCACCTTCGACGGATACCGGGCTCCCTCGTTCCTCCAGGCAGACGGGGCAAAGGAGGTCGGCGTGGAGATGCACTCGCTCTCGAAGACCTACAACATGACCGGATGGCGGATCGGGATGGCCGTCGGCAATCCCGAGATCCTCTCCGGCCTTGGCCGCGTAAAGTCCAACGTGGACTCGGGCGTCTTCGACGCAGTTCAGGAGGCGGGGATCGCTGCCCTCACCGGCCCGCAGCAGTGTGTCGCCGACGCCTGCGCCATCTACCAGGAGCGGCGCGACGTCCTGGTGAAAGGGCTTTCCGAACTCGGCTACGATGTCAGGGCGCCGAAGGCAACCTTCTACGTCTGGATGCCGGTCGAAGACTGCATGACCACGGCGACGCAGTTCCTGAACGAGGCCGGGATCGTCGTGACGCCAGGCGTCGGGTTCGGCGAGAGCGGCGACGGCTACGTCAGGTTTGCGGTCACCCGATCGGTGGAGCGGATCGAAGAGGCGATCGAGCGGATCGGGAGGCTTCGCCGATGA
- a CDS encoding transcriptional regulator yields the protein MDCDTMKLPCETGVWIILPCIRACLVQELTAKGLSQKKVSVMLGITPASVSQYTSKKRGCTIELGTEVITSIQHLADDLIADNVEHMGLRMCDICMQVRSLGVLNEGEDDPCIRDLVCNLSPPESRHHAT from the coding sequence ATGGATTGTGATACCATGAAACTCCCCTGCGAAACCGGCGTCTGGATCATTCTGCCCTGCATCCGTGCGTGCCTTGTTCAGGAACTGACGGCAAAGGGTCTCTCCCAGAAAAAAGTATCGGTGATGCTCGGGATTACACCGGCGTCAGTCTCCCAGTATACCTCAAAAAAACGGGGATGTACGATCGAACTGGGCACCGAGGTGATCACCTCCATCCAGCACCTCGCAGACGATCTCATCGCCGATAATGTCGAGCACATGGGACTACGAATGTGCGATATCTGCATGCAGGTCCGATCTCTGGGAGTTCTCAACGAGGGAGAAGACGACCCCTGCATCAGAGATCTGGTCTGCAACCTCTCCCCGCCAGAGAGCAGGCACCACGCCACCTGA
- the fdhD gene encoding formate dehydrogenase accessory sulfurtransferase FdhD, with protein sequence MDLYTYRGIQVKGGVPREIVDEVCIESRFHLVVNGEEITAMVASAEQLRELGAGFIVSEGLADRVESVEAEGNEIRVSAGVKPGGERVLETSGGTAYLRQVPRLGAGPRITIDDVYRMTAAIESEDWRKTGGLHCSVLFYDGFLEAKACDIGRHNTVDKVIGHAVLAGLDRSRCVIGCTGRQPAGMVAKAASAGIPVIISRAASTDQGIKTAEEAGITLICFSRGDRFTVYTCPERVEGIAPFGEGKICGDSGYVREGR encoded by the coding sequence ATGGATCTCTATACATACAGAGGTATTCAGGTAAAGGGGGGCGTGCCGCGCGAAATTGTGGACGAGGTCTGTATCGAGAGCAGGTTCCATCTTGTGGTCAACGGCGAGGAGATCACGGCGATGGTGGCATCGGCCGAGCAGCTCAGGGAACTCGGGGCAGGGTTTATCGTCTCTGAGGGTCTTGCAGACAGAGTAGAGAGTGTCGAGGCTGAAGGCAACGAAATTCGCGTCAGTGCCGGGGTGAAACCCGGCGGTGAACGGGTGCTTGAGACCTCGGGTGGGACGGCCTATCTGCGGCAGGTTCCGCGTCTCGGGGCCGGACCGCGGATCACCATCGACGATGTCTACCGGATGACCGCTGCCATCGAGTCTGAGGACTGGAGAAAGACCGGGGGTCTGCATTGCTCTGTCCTCTTCTATGATGGGTTTCTTGAGGCAAAGGCCTGTGATATCGGCAGACACAATACCGTTGACAAGGTGATCGGGCATGCCGTGCTTGCAGGGCTCGACCGCTCCCGCTGTGTGATCGGCTGTACCGGGCGGCAGCCGGCCGGCATGGTGGCCAAGGCCGCGAGTGCCGGCATCCCGGTGATCATCTCCAGGGCGGCCTCGACCGATCAGGGGATCAAAACGGCCGAAGAAGCCGGGATCACCCTGATCTGTTTCTCGCGCGGCGATCGGTTCACGGTTTATACCTGCCCTGAACGGGTGGAGGGGATCGCTCCCTTTGGTGAAGGAAAAATATGCGGTGATTCGGGATATGTCAGGGAAGGAAGATGA
- a CDS encoding DUF1890 domain-containing protein — protein sequence MSGKEDEGLIVLGCPEAPAQVSLAIHLAHALKTAGKKPVITGNPSARALVAMADPERRYVGEMIDLDRCIEAMAANERDFAVSFVLVHVESGVSFAGTISAISSGKVIAVVFGKDAESLSALIDFPCEKVTVRTAHKAGPLKAAIAEVTGWGA from the coding sequence ATGTCAGGGAAGGAAGATGAAGGGCTGATCGTCCTCGGGTGTCCTGAGGCGCCGGCACAGGTGAGTCTTGCGATCCACCTTGCGCACGCTCTTAAAACGGCGGGTAAAAAGCCGGTTATCACGGGAAACCCGTCTGCACGGGCGCTTGTGGCGATGGCCGACCCCGAAAGGCGGTATGTGGGCGAGATGATCGATCTGGACCGCTGCATTGAGGCGATGGCTGCAAATGAGCGGGACTTTGCTGTCTCGTTCGTGCTGGTCCATGTAGAGAGCGGCGTCAGTTTTGCCGGGACGATCAGCGCCATCTCCAGCGGGAAGGTGATCGCCGTGGTCTTCGGGAAAGATGCGGAGAGTCTCTCCGCGCTGATCGACTTCCCGTGCGAGAAGGTGACGGTCAGGACCGCCCATAAGGCCGGTCCGCTGAAGGCCGCGATTGCGGAGGTGACAGGATGGGGTGCGTAG
- a CDS encoding DUF1894 domain-containing protein: MGCVEALKYEVLLRNCSFREYRDYIRKNYREFYDVMPGYRIFDLALIGVPPIPIGVDGDSVIFPYTKPCHGTFVLKVEGKDEVLRLRSQKK, from the coding sequence ATGGGGTGCGTAGAGGCGCTGAAGTATGAGGTGCTCCTGCGAAACTGCAGTTTCAGGGAGTACAGGGATTATATCCGAAAAAATTACCGCGAGTTTTACGATGTGATGCCCGGCTACAGGATCTTCGATCTCGCACTGATCGGGGTGCCGCCCATCCCCATCGGCGTCGATGGGGACTCTGTGATCTTCCCGTACACCAAGCCCTGCCACGGTACTTTTGTGTTAAAGGTTGAGGGAAAGGACGAGGTGTTGAGGTTGAGGTCGCAGAAGAAATGA
- a CDS encoding sulfite exporter TauE/SafE family protein has product MIWTALLLTLIFTGLLVGLLSGLLGVGGGFIMVPILLWLFVAMGLPEEIALRLALGTSLVAIIPTALSGALAHRQRGSLVWRAGYLLGISAAAGGVAGAVLAVYLPAEMVKIFFGLVVLAAGLRVLLPQTDAGEDVPEIEGSRYLLWGLPVGVVSGMAGIGGGVILIPILTAVLRFGMLRAVATSTVVMIFAATAGTLSYMIAGIGVSGLPPGTVGYVGLVQAAVIVAVSIPAARFGVATAHRLPPAALRAAFVLLTGYIGIRMLGIFSLPGLPF; this is encoded by the coding sequence ATGATCTGGACTGCCCTTCTTCTCACGCTGATCTTCACCGGGCTGCTTGTGGGGTTACTCTCCGGCCTTCTTGGCGTCGGCGGCGGATTTATTATGGTCCCGATCCTGCTGTGGCTCTTTGTGGCAATGGGCCTGCCCGAAGAGATCGCCCTGCGCCTCGCCCTCGGGACAAGCCTTGTTGCGATCATCCCGACGGCGCTCTCCGGCGCTCTTGCCCATCGCCAGCGCGGCTCTCTCGTCTGGCGGGCCGGCTATCTCCTCGGGATCTCGGCTGCGGCCGGTGGCGTCGCCGGTGCCGTTCTCGCCGTCTATCTCCCCGCGGAAATGGTCAAGATCTTCTTCGGTCTTGTCGTGCTCGCTGCAGGCCTCCGCGTCCTTCTCCCGCAGACGGACGCAGGAGAGGATGTCCCTGAGATTGAAGGCAGCCGGTACCTGCTCTGGGGCCTTCCGGTCGGCGTCGTCTCCGGGATGGCCGGCATCGGCGGCGGTGTCATCCTGATCCCGATCCTTACGGCGGTCCTGCGCTTCGGGATGCTCCGCGCCGTTGCCACCTCGACGGTGGTGATGATCTTCGCCGCCACCGCGGGAACCCTCTCGTATATGATCGCCGGCATCGGGGTTTCGGGACTGCCTCCCGGCACTGTCGGCTATGTGGGCCTTGTGCAGGCTGCGGTGATTGTTGCGGTCTCTATCCCGGCCGCTCGCTTCGGCGTTGCTACGGCCCACCGCCTGCCGCCGGCAGCCCTCAGGGCGGCGTTCGTGCTGCTCACCGGCTATATCGGCATCAGGATGCTCGGGATCTTCTCTCTTCCGGGTCTCCCCTTCTGA
- a CDS encoding TspO/MBR family protein, producing MDSSRYQNAVRLVAAIILTNMAGIIGSLFTAPNIPGWYAGLVKPPLTPPSWVFAPVWTALFVLMGVSLFLLWREGTDRPPVRAALAVFGLQLVLNLLWSALFFGLQSPLLGLIEILVLWLAIVATIILAYRVSRPAAYLLVPYLVWVSFATYLTWAIWTLNP from the coding sequence ATGGACTCGAGCAGATATCAGAACGCCGTGCGGCTGGTTGCGGCGATCATCCTCACCAATATGGCCGGCATCATCGGGTCGCTCTTCACCGCCCCGAATATCCCGGGCTGGTATGCGGGGCTCGTCAAACCCCCGCTCACCCCTCCTTCGTGGGTCTTTGCCCCGGTCTGGACCGCGCTCTTTGTGCTGATGGGTGTCTCTCTGTTTCTCCTGTGGCGGGAGGGGACGGACAGACCGCCGGTCAGGGCGGCGCTTGCAGTCTTCGGGCTGCAACTCGTGCTCAACCTCCTCTGGTCGGCGCTCTTCTTCGGGCTTCAGTCCCCGCTCCTCGGCCTGATCGAGATCCTCGTCCTCTGGCTTGCCATCGTTGCGACGATCATCCTTGCATACCGGGTCTCTCGGCCGGCCGCATATCTTCTGGTCCCCTATCTGGTCTGGGTGAGTTTCGCCACATACCTCACCTGGGCGATCTGGACCCTCAACCCCTGA
- a CDS encoding SLC13 family permease gives MAFRQTAGLRIAIWQIMLLGAVGMLITGEVAPVDALRSIDVGIMVFLFCMFVVGAALEESGLLVRMSGAVLGRFGTGPRFILILVFAAGIGSAILMNDTLAVIGTPLVLGYARMTGASPKVLLLALAFSVTTGSVASPIGNPQNLLVATAGGFSDPVVTFFIALAPPTAIALLLVCFFLLLIDPALLHLRIDRTISEVSVADPGLSRLACLSLIVIAVLIAATVLLSLCGGTGIPLPAIAMVAAFPLVLFSSRRLDLLRQVDWPTLIFFAAMFVVMEGVRESGAVAGIFQDLGPAAVGIPAIITLGIVLSQFVSNVPFVALALPILVDAGVGEAGMLALAAGSTIAGNLTVIGAASNVIIIQGAERRGVHLGFFAFMKVGLPLTLMQAAVYIAWLALL, from the coding sequence ATCGCCTTCCGGCAGACCGCAGGGCTTCGTATCGCCATCTGGCAGATCATGCTCCTCGGGGCCGTCGGGATGCTGATCACCGGCGAGGTCGCTCCGGTGGACGCCCTCCGCTCCATCGACGTCGGGATCATGGTCTTTCTCTTCTGTATGTTCGTCGTCGGGGCGGCGCTTGAGGAGAGCGGGCTTCTCGTCCGGATGAGCGGCGCCGTACTCGGGCGGTTCGGAACCGGGCCCCGTTTCATCCTCATCCTCGTCTTTGCCGCGGGTATCGGGTCTGCAATCCTGATGAACGACACCCTTGCCGTTATCGGGACGCCTCTTGTCCTTGGCTATGCCCGCATGACTGGCGCCAGCCCGAAAGTGCTTCTTCTCGCCCTTGCATTCTCGGTCACCACCGGCAGCGTTGCAAGCCCGATCGGAAATCCGCAGAACCTCCTGGTCGCCACCGCGGGCGGGTTTTCCGACCCGGTCGTGACGTTTTTTATCGCTCTTGCACCGCCGACCGCAATTGCCCTCCTCCTTGTATGCTTTTTTCTCCTCCTGATCGACCCTGCACTCCTGCACCTGCGTATCGACCGGACGATCTCTGAGGTGAGCGTTGCCGATCCCGGCCTCTCGCGCCTCGCATGCCTTTCTCTCATCGTCATCGCCGTCCTCATCGCCGCAACCGTTTTACTCTCTCTTTGCGGCGGGACTGGTATCCCTCTGCCCGCGATTGCGATGGTCGCCGCCTTCCCTCTTGTCCTCTTCTCCAGCCGCCGTCTCGACCTGCTCAGGCAGGTGGACTGGCCGACCCTCATCTTTTTTGCCGCAATGTTCGTCGTCATGGAGGGTGTGAGGGAGAGCGGCGCTGTTGCCGGAATCTTCCAGGATCTCGGACCGGCGGCGGTCGGTATCCCGGCGATCATCACGCTCGGGATCGTCCTCAGCCAGTTCGTTTCCAACGTCCCCTTTGTTGCCCTTGCCCTTCCGATTCTCGTCGATGCCGGCGTCGGGGAGGCCGGGATGCTCGCCCTTGCGGCCGGGAGCACGATCGCGGGAAACCTCACCGTTATCGGGGCGGCGAGCAATGTGATCATCATCCAGGGGGCCGAACGCCGCGGGGTCCACCTGGGATTTTTTGCGTTCATGAAGGTCGGTCTGCCGCTCACCCTGATGCAGGCGGCGGTCTATATCGCATGGTTGGCCCTGTTGTAA
- the rd gene encoding rubredoxin — translation MDRYQCMVCGYIYDPEKGDPDAGIAPGTAFDDLPDDWSCPVCGAAKSNFARMG, via the coding sequence ATGGATCGGTATCAGTGCATGGTATGCGGCTACATCTACGACCCGGAAAAAGGAGATCCCGATGCCGGGATCGCTCCGGGAACAGCGTTTGACGATCTCCCGGATGACTGGTCCTGCCCGGTCTGCGGGGCGGCGAAGAGTAATTTTGCACGGATGGGCTGA
- a CDS encoding rubredoxin: protein MEKFKCMICGHVYDPAKGEPKQGLKAGIDFADLPADWVCPVCGAAKEKFKGVV from the coding sequence ATGGAGAAATTCAAGTGCATGATCTGCGGTCATGTGTATGACCCGGCAAAAGGAGAGCCGAAACAGGGTCTCAAAGCAGGTATCGATTTTGCCGACCTCCCGGCTGACTGGGTCTGCCCGGTCTGCGGGGCGGCAAAGGAGAAGTTTAAAGGGGTGGTGTGA
- a CDS encoding FprA family A-type flavoprotein, with product MAVRTISPDVYSIGAIDWNLRLFDALIGTPEGTSYNAFVVKGTGKTALIDTVDPAFEESLLKNLMRIGISSLDYIVINHAEQDHAGSLPLLLDMFPGATVVADEKCRDLLGRLLDVPEDRVTVVKDGDTIDLGGKTLEFIVAPWVHWPETMMTYLKEDGILFSCDLFGSHLATSELFVRDFTKVERMAKRYFAEIMMPFRSSVLAAMQKVAERDVRIIAPSHGPLYDDPSLILDVYAEWTSDTVKNLVLLPYVSMHGSTAKMVSYLTDALIERGIEVQPYDLSKSDLGDIAMTTLDAATIVIATPTVLFGPHPVALNAAYILSALRPKTKFISVIGSFGWGGKTVQTLVDTLSHLSAEVIDPVYIRGYPTGEDLAALNVLADTILKKHEGLLTRSQEGSG from the coding sequence ATGGCTGTCCGTACCATCTCCCCCGACGTCTATTCGATCGGGGCGATTGACTGGAACCTCCGCCTCTTCGATGCCCTGATCGGTACCCCGGAGGGGACGAGTTACAACGCTTTTGTGGTGAAGGGAACCGGGAAAACGGCGCTGATCGATACCGTGGACCCGGCGTTCGAAGAATCTCTCCTGAAGAATCTGATGAGGATAGGGATCTCCTCGCTCGACTACATCGTCATCAACCATGCCGAGCAGGACCATGCGGGCTCTCTCCCCCTGCTCCTGGATATGTTCCCGGGGGCGACGGTGGTCGCCGATGAAAAATGCCGGGACCTCCTCGGCCGTCTTCTCGACGTGCCTGAAGACCGCGTCACCGTTGTGAAGGACGGCGACACGATCGATCTCGGAGGAAAGACGCTTGAGTTCATCGTCGCCCCATGGGTCCACTGGCCTGAGACGATGATGACCTATCTGAAGGAAGACGGTATCCTCTTCTCCTGCGATCTCTTTGGATCCCATCTTGCGACGAGCGAACTCTTTGTCAGGGACTTCACAAAGGTCGAGCGCATGGCGAAACGCTATTTCGCCGAGATCATGATGCCGTTCCGTTCAAGCGTTCTGGCGGCGATGCAGAAGGTGGCGGAGCGGGATGTCAGGATCATCGCCCCGAGCCACGGCCCCCTGTACGACGACCCCTCGCTTATTCTTGACGTCTATGCGGAATGGACCTCGGATACGGTGAAAAACCTGGTCCTCCTCCCCTACGTCTCGATGCACGGGAGCACGGCGAAGATGGTCTCGTACCTCACCGACGCCCTGATCGAGCGGGGGATCGAGGTGCAGCCCTACGACCTTTCAAAGTCCGACCTCGGGGATATCGCCATGACCACGCTCGATGCGGCGACGATCGTCATCGCCACGCCGACCGTGCTCTTCGGCCCACACCCGGTGGCGCTCAACGCCGCCTACATCCTCTCCGCCCTCCGGCCGAAGACGAAGTTCATCTCTGTCATCGGATCCTTTGGCTGGGGCGGCAAGACCGTCCAGACCCTCGTTGATACGCTCTCACACCTCAGTGCCGAGGTGATCGATCCGGTCTACATCAGGGGCTACCCGACGGGTGAGGACCTTGCAGCGCTCAACGTTCTTGCCGACACAATTCTTAAGAAGCATGAGGGACTACTGACCCGATCACAGGAGGGATCTGGATGA
- a CDS encoding desulfoferrodoxin codes for MTELLEVYKCEKCGNVVKIAHAGDGELVCCGAPMVRMEEKTADVGKEKHVPVLEKVEGGVKVKVGDVPHPMEEKHYIEWIEVRKGRKLYVHKLNPGDAPEAVFPIDDVNAKARIYCNIHGLWTNRK; via the coding sequence ATGACCGAACTGCTTGAAGTCTACAAATGTGAGAAATGCGGGAATGTCGTGAAGATTGCGCATGCCGGAGACGGTGAGCTCGTCTGTTGCGGCGCTCCGATGGTCAGGATGGAGGAGAAGACCGCAGACGTCGGAAAGGAGAAGCACGTGCCCGTGCTGGAGAAGGTCGAGGGCGGCGTTAAGGTGAAGGTCGGCGATGTGCCGCATCCGATGGAGGAGAAGCACTACATCGAGTGGATCGAAGTGAGGAAGGGGCGCAAACTCTATGTGCATAAACTCAACCCCGGCGACGCACCCGAGGCCGTCTTCCCGATCGATGACGTCAATGCCAAAGCCCGGATCTACTGCAATATCCATGGGCTCTGGACAAACCGAAAATAA
- a CDS encoding phosphoribulokinase codes for MDTPVFRDLISRSDAVFVIGVAGDSGSGKTTFTRAIREIVGADLVATITLDDYHRYDRKERKDLRITPLVPEANNLDLLADHIRALKGGNAVMKPVYNHSDGTFDPPVLFRPARVLILEGLHTLFTPELRSLLDFSLFVDPDPAVKTLWKIRRDMQRRGYSRAEVMAEMEERKPDYERYIAPQRAYADVVIQIACSGYGEEASQEQNVYRVTILQKKLLQQMVEIGLSLDLGEIFRLCERPFLLKFGLSSLDGRGLSALVLDGELAASAIRRLARTIGRETRSEAVHLFADRQYVTAGEIAELILAWRILNRWHVLEAARSAHAKG; via the coding sequence ATGGACACACCTGTCTTCAGGGACCTGATCTCCCGGTCCGATGCGGTCTTTGTGATCGGTGTCGCAGGAGATAGTGGATCGGGCAAAACAACCTTTACCCGAGCAATACGGGAGATCGTCGGCGCCGACCTCGTCGCCACCATCACCCTCGACGACTATCACCGCTACGATCGAAAAGAGCGGAAAGACCTGAGGATCACCCCGCTCGTCCCCGAGGCGAATAACCTCGACCTGCTTGCCGATCATATACGCGCCCTGAAAGGCGGCAATGCGGTTATGAAGCCGGTGTACAACCATTCGGACGGGACGTTCGACCCCCCGGTCCTGTTCAGGCCGGCGCGGGTACTCATCCTCGAGGGGCTGCACACGCTCTTTACCCCAGAACTCCGCTCCCTCCTGGACTTCTCACTCTTTGTGGACCCCGACCCTGCTGTCAAGACCCTCTGGAAGATACGGCGGGACATGCAACGGCGCGGCTACAGCCGTGCCGAGGTGATGGCGGAGATGGAGGAGAGAAAACCCGATTATGAGCGGTATATCGCCCCGCAGCGTGCGTATGCCGATGTGGTGATCCAGATCGCGTGCTCGGGCTACGGCGAGGAGGCGAGCCAGGAGCAAAACGTCTACCGGGTCACCATCCTCCAGAAAAAACTTCTGCAACAGATGGTGGAGATCGGCCTCTCCCTCGATCTCGGCGAGATCTTCAGGCTCTGCGAACGCCCATTCCTGCTGAAGTTCGGGTTATCGTCCCTTGACGGGAGGGGACTGAGTGCTCTCGTTCTTGACGGAGAACTGGCCGCTTCGGCGATCCGGCGACTTGCCCGCACCATCGGCCGTGAGACGAGATCCGAGGCGGTGCACCTCTTCGCCGACCGGCAGTATGTGACCGCGGGGGAGATCGCCGAGTTGATCCTCGCCTGGCGGATCCTCAACCGCTGGCATGTGCTGGAGGCGGCGAGGTCGGCGCACGCAAAAGGATAA